One part of the Pecten maximus chromosome 9, xPecMax1.1, whole genome shotgun sequence genome encodes these proteins:
- the LOC117333892 gene encoding uncharacterized protein LOC117333892: MTYCEKKGLYVFIQQLLGLPYLPPGHIEKAFQSLTAKLHCPEVEDLVSYLETAWLNNPNGSVRQWSVFRQSIRANNDCEGWHRRLNGKAGRAMLHFYLLVPLLRKKANPIEVTMRLVEEQTLTRHRRTQNRLRETKVEHL, from the exons ATGACCTACTGTGAGAAGAAGGGACTCTACGTCTTCATCCAGCAACTGCTCGGACTTCCTTACCTCCCGCCAGGACATATCGAGAAGGCATTCCAGAGCCTGACCGCTAAG CTTCATTGTCCAGAGGTAGAGGACCTGGTCTCCTATTTGGAGACAGCCTGGCTGAACAATCCAAACGGGAGTGTTAGACAATGGAGTGTGTTCCGCCAGAGTATCCGAGCAAACAACGACTGCGAAG gCTGGCACCGACGATTGAATGGAAAAGCAGGCCGGGCCATGCTCCATTTTTACCTCCTTGTACCACTTTTGAGGAAGAAAGCAAACCCCATCGAAGTAACCATGCGTTTGGTGGAGGAGCAGACCCTCACCCGTCACCGCCGCACACAGAACCGTCTCCGCGAGACCAAGGTGGAGCACCTGTAG